In Fibrobacter succinogenes, a genomic segment contains:
- a CDS encoding acetyl-CoA hydrolase/transferase C-terminal domain-containing protein: MTWITTKKCSAADAADMIRNGDILGVSGFTLAGYPKAVPLAIAARAERLHEEGKEFKVTLFAGASTGDSCDGALARAKALSLRMPYQSNPSLRKAINDGSIHYIDAHLGKMGYLVRTGAVPAPTVAIIEVSAILPDGRVCLSTSGGNSVCYLDMAERIILELNTRLGDSCVGMHDNALPELPPHAKPLAIYSAGDRMGEEFVRIDPNKVIAIVENEAYDEVTPFVEPDEISKNIGERILDFIRYEESTGRLPKGLAFQSGVGKVANAVLCAMADDDRLGQIDLYTEVIQEAVLPLLKKGKLGIASGTALTLSQAAQKEFVENSTEWKKHFIIRQQEVSNSPDVIRRLGVISMNTALEADIFGNVNSSLVCGSAMMNGIGGSADFARHCALGFFLTPSVAKGGAISSIVPYVSHVDHTDHDTQIFVTEQGLADLRGLPVEERARLIIKNCAHPDYRAELTDVLEFGIKHAKGIHLPLALSRAFEMHTRFLETGKML; this comes from the coding sequence ATGACCTGGATTACAACTAAGAAATGCAGCGCCGCAGACGCTGCAGATATGATTCGTAATGGGGATATTTTGGGTGTTTCGGGATTTACTTTAGCTGGATACCCGAAAGCTGTTCCCCTAGCGATTGCGGCTCGCGCCGAAAGACTTCACGAAGAAGGTAAAGAATTTAAGGTAACGCTTTTTGCGGGCGCCTCGACAGGCGACAGTTGCGATGGCGCTCTTGCTCGCGCTAAGGCACTTTCGCTTCGCATGCCTTACCAGTCCAATCCGAGCTTGCGCAAGGCAATTAACGACGGTAGCATCCATTACATTGACGCTCATTTGGGCAAAATGGGTTATCTTGTACGTACCGGAGCCGTCCCTGCGCCAACGGTTGCTATTATAGAAGTTTCTGCGATTTTGCCGGACGGTCGTGTTTGCCTTTCGACTTCGGGCGGAAATTCTGTCTGCTATTTGGATATGGCCGAAAGGATTATCTTGGAACTGAACACGCGCTTGGGTGATAGCTGTGTGGGCATGCACGATAATGCTCTCCCGGAACTTCCGCCGCATGCAAAGCCGCTTGCGATTTACAGTGCTGGCGACCGCATGGGCGAAGAATTTGTGCGCATTGATCCGAATAAGGTTATTGCGATTGTCGAAAACGAAGCCTATGACGAAGTGACTCCGTTTGTAGAGCCGGATGAAATATCCAAGAACATTGGTGAACGCATTTTAGATTTTATCCGTTATGAGGAATCGACGGGTCGTTTGCCGAAAGGTCTGGCTTTCCAAAGCGGCGTAGGTAAGGTGGCGAATGCAGTGCTCTGTGCAATGGCTGATGATGACCGCCTGGGGCAAATTGACCTTTACACCGAAGTGATTCAGGAAGCCGTGCTCCCGCTTTTGAAAAAGGGAAAGCTCGGCATTGCGTCTGGAACGGCGCTTACGCTTTCGCAGGCTGCCCAAAAAGAATTTGTTGAAAATAGCACCGAATGGAAAAAGCATTTTATCATCCGTCAGCAAGAGGTGAGCAACAGCCCCGATGTGATTCGTCGCTTGGGCGTGATTTCCATGAACACGGCTTTGGAAGCGGATATCTTTGGCAACGTGAATAGCTCGCTTGTTTGCGGTTCGGCGATGATGAACGGCATTGGCGGCTCTGCCGACTTTGCACGCCATTGCGCACTCGGATTTTTCCTTACGCCGTCTGTGGCGAAAGGTGGTGCAATTTCGAGCATCGTGCCTTATGTGAGCCATGTGGACCATACCGATCACGACACTCAGATTTTTGTGACGGAACAAGGTTTGGCTGATTTGCGCGGCTTGCCGGTTGAAGAACGTGCCCGCTTGATTATCAAGAATTGCGCCCACCCGGATTACCGCGCTGAGCTTACGGATGTCTTGGAATTTGGCATCAAGCATGCGAAGGGAATCCACTTGCCGCTTGCGCTTTCCCGCGCATTCGAAATGCATACCCGTTTTTTGGAAACGGGCAAGATGCTTTAG
- a CDS encoding GtrA family protein, whose amino-acid sequence MKHFIKYNAIGVMNTLITLATFWILHENLNWDYRLANFLGFVVGGLNSYICNRIWNFKSTNKKRTEVVRFIIVFLCSYGINYLVLKGATHVLTTASWCAGFTEFVSQFMKPTTFANLIANVVYVLVSFTLYKKWVFRK is encoded by the coding sequence GTGAAACATTTTATCAAGTACAATGCTATCGGCGTAATGAATACCCTGATTACGCTTGCGACTTTCTGGATTCTCCACGAAAACCTGAACTGGGATTATCGACTCGCAAATTTTCTCGGATTCGTCGTTGGGGGGCTCAACAGTTACATTTGCAACCGCATCTGGAACTTCAAGAGCACAAACAAGAAACGCACTGAAGTCGTCCGCTTCATTATCGTTTTTCTCTGTTCGTACGGCATAAATTACCTTGTACTCAAAGGCGCAACACACGTTCTCACAACCGCCTCCTGGTGCGCAGGCTTTACCGAATTCGTTTCTCAGTTTATGAAGCCGACCACATTCGCAAACCTCATCGCAAACGTAGTCTACGTGCTAGTAAGCTTCACGCTCTACAAGAAATGGGTGTTTAGGAAGTAG
- a CDS encoding OmpA family protein — protein sequence MKKIVAMSLLAGSFAFAQSGLQGGADGIHQKTAQTNGEGGFSFAVGGQVSYDAWSLSRGGQYIKGGQASAFYENVGSVSGEISLGAGVTDFLDLGLVLPLYYDHANSPKNNEGDMWKASRGDLEFYAKAKLPFDEMTDGIFNTAVVAHFYFPTGDKSVGVRPRHAWFLHANGGETHPYGLRNMAFGGELILTLDLQKVGAPLRFNGNVGFVGTVTKGSNTLVYGGGINILPTDWMDFFVEANGEFRVEKGTYDRQPGYDPFTLTPGFRFHLPANIDIALGLDVGIRALTNFTWKNKEEMKDAEKYQLYYYDKNGKKIQYGYTPTPLYAGTASLVWRFGNVRGADEDNDGVANNIDQCAGTPAGAVVDANGCPVDGDNDGVFDGLDQCAETPAGAVVDAAGCPVDSDNDGVADGIDQCAETPANVVVDAAGCPVDSDKDGVADYLDKCPNTASGATIDAAGCPIDSDRDGVADYLDQCPNTQSGIAVDGKGCPVDSDNDGVADYLDKCPSTPAGLPVNADGCSPDGDSDGIVDALDKCPNTPAGVSVDEVGCPVDSDKDGVADHLDKCPNTLVGVAVDKNGCPNKNQDLDKLKKGIQFKSGSAKLTASSNKTLNNIAKLLKKLPAVNLEIQGHTDDVGNEEKNKKISEQRAQAVVKYLVKKGIDSERLRAVGYGSDKPIADNKTKKGRKLNRRVELVPFEK from the coding sequence ATGAAAAAAATAGTTGCAATGTCTCTCTTGGCCGGTAGCTTCGCGTTTGCGCAGTCTGGCCTTCAGGGCGGAGCCGATGGTATCCATCAGAAAACCGCACAAACCAATGGTGAAGGTGGCTTTAGTTTCGCAGTCGGCGGCCAGGTGTCTTATGACGCATGGTCTCTTTCTCGCGGTGGCCAATACATCAAGGGTGGTCAGGCTAGTGCTTTCTACGAAAACGTTGGTAGCGTTTCCGGTGAAATCAGCTTGGGCGCTGGCGTAACGGATTTCTTGGACCTCGGTCTTGTTCTTCCGCTCTACTACGACCATGCCAACTCCCCGAAGAATAACGAAGGTGACATGTGGAAAGCAAGCCGCGGTGACCTCGAATTCTATGCTAAGGCAAAGCTTCCGTTCGACGAAATGACCGACGGCATCTTCAACACTGCCGTTGTTGCTCACTTCTATTTCCCGACTGGCGACAAGTCCGTCGGTGTTCGTCCGCGTCATGCTTGGTTCTTGCATGCCAACGGTGGTGAAACCCATCCGTACGGCCTCAGAAACATGGCTTTCGGCGGTGAATTGATCCTCACCCTCGACCTCCAGAAGGTTGGCGCTCCGCTCCGCTTCAACGGTAACGTCGGTTTCGTCGGCACTGTGACGAAGGGTTCTAACACCTTGGTCTATGGCGGTGGCATCAACATCCTCCCGACCGATTGGATGGACTTCTTCGTTGAAGCTAACGGTGAATTCCGTGTAGAAAAGGGTACTTACGATCGTCAGCCTGGCTACGATCCGTTCACTCTTACTCCGGGTTTCCGCTTCCACCTCCCGGCAAACATCGACATCGCCCTCGGTCTCGATGTGGGTATCCGTGCTCTTACCAACTTCACTTGGAAGAACAAGGAAGAAATGAAGGATGCTGAAAAGTATCAGCTCTACTACTACGACAAGAATGGCAAGAAGATCCAGTACGGTTATACTCCGACCCCGCTCTATGCTGGTACGGCTTCTCTCGTCTGGCGCTTCGGTAACGTCCGTGGTGCTGATGAAGACAATGATGGCGTAGCAAACAACATCGACCAGTGCGCAGGCACTCCGGCTGGTGCTGTTGTTGACGCTAATGGCTGCCCGGTTGACGGTGACAATGACGGTGTCTTCGACGGTCTCGATCAGTGCGCTGAAACTCCGGCTGGTGCTGTTGTTGACGCTGCTGGCTGCCCGGTTGACTCCGACAATGACGGTGTTGCTGATGGCATCGACCAGTGCGCTGAAACTCCGGCTAACGTAGTTGTTGACGCTGCTGGTTGCCCGGTTGACTCTGATAAGGATGGCGTTGCTGACTACCTCGACAAGTGCCCGAACACTGCTTCTGGTGCTACTATCGACGCTGCTGGCTGCCCGATTGACTCTGACCGCGACGGTGTTGCTGACTACCTCGACCAGTGCCCGAATACTCAGTCTGGCATTGCTGTTGACGGCAAGGGCTGCCCGGTTGACTCTGACAATGATGGCGTTGCTGACTACCTCGACAAGTGCCCGAGCACTCCGGCTGGTCTCCCGGTTAACGCTGATGGTTGCAGCCCGGATGGCGACAGCGATGGCATCGTTGATGCTCTCGACAAGTGCCCGAATACTCCGGCTGGCGTCTCTGTTGACGAAGTTGGTTGCCCGGTTGACTCCGACAAGGATGGCGTTGCCGATCACCTCGACAAGTGCCCGAACACCCTCGTTGGCGTTGCAGTTGATAAGAACGGCTGCCCGAACAAGAACCAGGACCTCGACAAGCTCAAGAAGGGTATCCAGTTCAAGTCTGGCTCTGCTAAGCTCACTGCAAGCAGCAACAAGACCTTGAACAACATTGCTAAGCTCTTGAAGAAGCTCCCGGCTGTCAACCTCGAAATCCAGGGTCATACCGATGACGTTGGTAACGAAGAAAAGAACAAGAAGATTTCCGAACAGCGTGCACAGGCTGTTGTCAAGTACCTCGTCAAGAAGGGCATTGACAGCGAACGTCTCCGCGCAGTCGGTTACGGTTCTGACAAGCCGATCGCAGATAACAAGACGAAGAAGGGCCGCAAGCTCAACCGCCGTGTTGAACTCGTTCCGTTCGAAAAGTAA
- a CDS encoding polysaccharide biosynthesis tyrosine autokinase, with amino-acid sequence MNEKTTQNASNASADGEVDIFEVLVYLKGKWKFLLVFLFLGIVFGGLLAMWLRPYYKSDILLQVNVKGNKQGLALGEMGALLDISTPSAAEMELIKSRVVLDYVVDEERLCFSAIPLDKADRLMHREGRMDLELLVIPRAFQEAKGKLVARVTADSSAYEVLGLEGEVVLAGSVGETYRKPFAGDTLVICVKALTATVGQTFLLNAVHPQIAVESLLKGLTISEEGKNSGIIRVSFEDRYADRVAAILNTIANTYLKQNIEMRSAEAKKTLMFLEEQLPGVKAKLDSAEQKLTSFRHSKGTIDLTGETRLHLEKDVTLQQRILELEQKKQEALRLFRAEHPTVRTIEEQLAQLRQELAKQQRSAATLPVVQQEVLSLQEEVEVNNKLYTNLLNNIQQLRVVQAGEVGNVRIVDKAYEPLLPNKPNRKVIFVGVVFAFLLLGCFIVYIRRMLSNGVCSSSEVEQATGIGVYGKLPMLDGKTLNDVTKPCVSVNPDDPFAEGIRALRTALEFSVFSDGKKVLMVSGLVQGVGKSFVSTNLAASFAMSGKKVLLVDMDLRRGHLFKHSQKGLCEMLEKEDYSDGYVVKVTDTFHVLGSGARVVNPGGLLNSSRFSAFLDAFKDKYDLIVLDTPPVFQCSDALLVEKHADYLLCVLKHAAHTIESIQDALNTFDRSTETPLQKAFVFNKCERHAGYGYGSYYGYYGYHKKY; translated from the coding sequence ATGAACGAGAAAACGACTCAAAATGCTTCGAATGCGTCTGCCGATGGCGAAGTCGACATTTTTGAGGTATTGGTCTATTTGAAAGGCAAGTGGAAGTTCTTGCTTGTTTTCTTGTTCTTGGGCATTGTTTTTGGTGGCCTTCTTGCAATGTGGCTCCGCCCATATTATAAAAGTGATATTCTTCTTCAGGTGAATGTTAAGGGCAATAAGCAAGGGCTCGCTCTTGGTGAAATGGGCGCTCTGCTTGATATTTCTACTCCGTCTGCAGCTGAAATGGAACTCATCAAGAGCCGCGTCGTTCTTGATTATGTCGTTGATGAAGAAAGGCTTTGTTTCTCTGCTATTCCGCTGGATAAGGCCGATCGCCTCATGCATCGCGAAGGCCGCATGGACTTGGAACTTTTGGTTATTCCGCGCGCATTCCAGGAAGCAAAAGGTAAGCTTGTTGCTCGCGTGACTGCCGATTCCAGTGCATACGAAGTGCTCGGACTGGAGGGCGAGGTCGTGTTGGCTGGCTCTGTTGGCGAAACTTACCGTAAGCCCTTTGCTGGTGATACTTTAGTGATTTGCGTTAAAGCTTTGACCGCGACCGTTGGTCAGACCTTCTTGCTCAATGCCGTTCATCCGCAGATTGCAGTGGAGAGCCTTCTTAAGGGACTGACGATTTCTGAAGAAGGTAAGAATTCCGGCATTATTAGAGTTTCGTTCGAAGACCGCTATGCAGATCGAGTTGCTGCTATTTTGAACACTATCGCAAATACGTATTTGAAACAGAATATCGAAATGCGTAGTGCCGAAGCCAAGAAGACTTTGATGTTCCTCGAAGAACAGTTGCCGGGTGTCAAAGCCAAGCTTGACTCTGCGGAACAAAAACTGACATCCTTCCGTCACTCTAAGGGCACAATCGACCTTACGGGTGAAACGCGCTTGCATCTCGAAAAGGATGTGACACTCCAGCAGCGCATTCTTGAACTTGAACAGAAAAAGCAGGAAGCTTTACGTCTGTTCCGTGCTGAACACCCGACTGTCCGCACTATCGAAGAACAGCTCGCTCAGCTCCGTCAAGAATTGGCAAAGCAACAGCGCTCTGCTGCTACTTTGCCGGTGGTGCAGCAAGAAGTCCTCTCGTTGCAGGAAGAAGTTGAAGTCAACAATAAGCTTTATACGAACTTGCTGAACAATATCCAGCAGTTGCGCGTGGTGCAGGCCGGTGAAGTCGGAAACGTTCGTATCGTGGACAAGGCGTATGAACCGCTTTTGCCGAACAAGCCAAACCGCAAGGTGATTTTTGTTGGTGTTGTATTCGCGTTCTTGCTGCTTGGCTGCTTTATTGTCTATATTCGTCGCATGCTTTCGAATGGCGTTTGCAGCAGCAGCGAAGTGGAGCAGGCTACTGGTATCGGTGTTTATGGAAAGCTTCCGATGCTTGATGGCAAAACTTTGAATGACGTTACGAAGCCTTGTGTTTCTGTAAATCCGGATGATCCGTTTGCAGAAGGCATTCGCGCTCTCCGTACGGCTTTGGAATTTTCTGTATTCTCTGATGGCAAGAAAGTCCTCATGGTTTCCGGTCTTGTGCAGGGAGTGGGTAAGTCTTTTGTTTCTACGAACCTTGCTGCATCTTTTGCTATGTCTGGCAAGAAGGTGCTGCTTGTCGATATGGACCTTCGTCGTGGTCATTTGTTCAAGCATAGCCAGAAGGGCTTGTGCGAAATGCTCGAAAAGGAAGATTATAGCGACGGGTATGTTGTCAAGGTGACGGATACATTCCATGTTTTAGGTTCGGGTGCTCGTGTTGTGAATCCGGGTGGACTTTTGAACAGTTCTAGATTTAGCGCTTTCCTTGATGCGTTCAAGGATAAGTATGACTTGATTGTTCTGGATACTCCTCCGGTATTCCAGTGCAGTGACGCATTGCTTGTCGAAAAGCATGCGGATTATCTGTTGTGTGTTTTGAAGCATGCAGCTCATACCATTGAAAGCATCCAAGATGCCTTGAATACTTTTGACCGCAGCACGGAAACACCGTTGCAGAAGGCTTTCGTCTTCAACAAGTGTGAACGTCATGCGGGATACGGCTATGGCAGCTATTATGGCTACTATGGCTATCACAAGAAATATTAA
- a CDS encoding ABC transporter ATP-binding protein, whose translation MQTVQPILSVQNLRRDFKMGDEIVHALRGVSFDIYPGEFVTIMGTSGSGKSTMLNILGCMDRPTSGHYILDGQHTETLKRDALARIRSQKLGFVFQSYNLLSRTTAIENVELPLLYNSKVSAEERHHRAIEALKMVGLESRMNHLPNQLSGGQQQRVAIARALVNDPVIILADEATGNLDTRTSYEIMMIFQELHRQGKTIAFVTHEPDIATFSGRTITLRDGLLKKDVINEKVQDAKEAFEALPPPETFDEE comes from the coding sequence ATGCAAACCGTACAACCGATACTTTCTGTTCAGAATTTACGTCGCGACTTTAAGATGGGCGATGAAATAGTACACGCCTTACGCGGTGTGAGCTTCGACATATATCCAGGCGAATTCGTGACCATCATGGGCACATCCGGCTCCGGCAAGTCCACCATGCTAAACATTCTGGGGTGCATGGACCGACCGACTTCCGGACATTATATATTAGACGGCCAACACACAGAAACTCTAAAGCGAGATGCGCTCGCCCGCATCCGAAGCCAGAAGCTCGGATTCGTATTCCAGAGCTACAACTTGCTCAGCCGTACGACCGCTATTGAAAATGTGGAACTTCCCCTGTTGTACAATTCAAAAGTTTCAGCCGAAGAAAGACACCACCGCGCCATCGAAGCTCTAAAGATGGTCGGGCTCGAAAGCCGCATGAACCACTTGCCAAACCAGCTTTCAGGCGGACAGCAGCAGCGCGTCGCCATCGCCCGCGCACTCGTGAACGACCCTGTGATTATTCTCGCCGACGAAGCAACCGGCAACCTCGATACGCGCACGAGTTACGAAATCATGATGATCTTTCAGGAACTACACCGGCAGGGCAAGACCATCGCCTTCGTCACACACGAACCGGACATCGCGACGTTCAGCGGCAGAACAATCACGCTCCGCGATGGATTACTGAAAAAAGATGTCATTAACGAAAAAGTGCAAGACGCAAAAGAAGCGTTCGAAGCACTACCGCCACCGGAAACATTTGACGAAGAATAG
- a CDS encoding ABC transporter permease, whose protein sequence is MNPFTLAKIALRALLRNRMRTFLSVLGIVIGVAAVITMVAMGEGSKKSIKEQMTAMGTNAITIMPNQSRRGGVQSESSEMLEEEDVIAIRENATYINGVSPMITVGGQAIVGNNNSPTTLSGVSADYLKIRNYEIEDGVMFDDEADRMAKVCVIGQTVVKNLFPDVNPIGKTIRYKSIPLKVIGTLKLKGSGDFGQDQDDVIFTPYQTVMRRFSATTNIRQIYANSIGEGYAQKATEEIMGILKERRNWTKPTDPFRVFTQEEMIQMVTSTSDMLSLVLTAIAGISLFVGGIGIMNIMYVSVTERTKEIGLRMAIGARGKDILLQFLFESVIISLLGGAIGIALGIAASETVKLAMNWPMSVSMTSVVVSFGVCFATGVFFGWYPARKASRLDPIEALRFE, encoded by the coding sequence ATGAATCCATTTACTCTTGCAAAAATTGCTCTCCGCGCACTGCTTAGGAACCGCATGCGCACATTCCTCTCAGTGCTCGGCATCGTTATCGGCGTTGCCGCCGTTATCACCATGGTCGCCATGGGCGAAGGTTCAAAAAAATCCATCAAGGAACAGATGACGGCAATGGGCACAAACGCCATCACCATCATGCCGAACCAAAGCCGCCGCGGCGGCGTGCAATCCGAATCTTCCGAAATGCTCGAAGAAGAAGACGTCATCGCCATCCGCGAGAACGCGACTTACATCAACGGCGTATCTCCCATGATTACCGTTGGCGGGCAGGCCATTGTCGGGAACAACAACTCGCCTACAACTCTTTCTGGCGTTTCAGCAGACTACCTCAAAATCCGCAACTACGAAATCGAAGACGGCGTGATGTTCGATGACGAAGCGGACCGCATGGCAAAAGTTTGCGTCATCGGGCAAACGGTCGTAAAAAATCTATTCCCAGATGTGAATCCCATTGGCAAAACAATCCGCTACAAGAGCATTCCGCTGAAAGTCATCGGGACACTCAAATTGAAAGGCTCCGGCGATTTCGGTCAGGACCAGGATGATGTGATTTTCACGCCGTACCAGACGGTGATGAGACGCTTCTCTGCAACAACGAACATCCGCCAAATTTACGCAAACTCTATAGGCGAAGGCTATGCCCAAAAGGCAACCGAAGAAATCATGGGCATATTGAAGGAACGCCGCAACTGGACAAAACCGACCGATCCGTTCCGAGTTTTCACGCAAGAAGAAATGATCCAAATGGTCACAAGTACCTCCGATATGCTCTCGCTCGTGCTGACAGCCATTGCAGGAATTAGTTTGTTCGTTGGCGGTATCGGCATCATGAACATCATGTACGTTTCCGTGACCGAGCGCACGAAAGAAATCGGACTTCGCATGGCCATTGGCGCACGCGGCAAAGACATCTTGCTCCAGTTTCTCTTCGAATCAGTCATCATCAGCTTGCTTGGCGGCGCAATCGGAATTGCACTTGGCATTGCCGCTTCAGAAACTGTAAAACTCGCGATGAACTGGCCCATGAGCGTTTCGATGACGAGCGTTGTCGTAAGCTTCGGCGTATGCTTTGCCACAGGCGTATTCTTCGGATGGTACCCGGCACGCAAAGCAAGCAGGCTCGACCCGATTGAAGCTTTAAGATTTGAATAG
- a CDS encoding bifunctional 4-hydroxy-2-oxoglutarate aldolase/2-dehydro-3-deoxy-phosphogluconate aldolase, translated as MNFLEFLQPMPVVGILRDIPQGAEEACVNASAKCGLKAIEVTMNTFAAAEIITKIKSFAKPLGIKVGAGTVRHGSDVEKAISAGAEFLVTPNTRHEVIRLSNTAGIPIIPGALTPTEVQKAYDLGATAIKIFPVNCVGGPEYIKALRGPFRDIPLMACGGVNAENAASYLKASANLLSFGGSIFNAELMKAGDWATIEARMQKLLDAVKAALG; from the coding sequence ATGAATTTTCTTGAATTTTTACAACCGATGCCGGTCGTGGGCATTCTCCGCGACATTCCTCAGGGCGCCGAAGAAGCATGCGTGAATGCATCCGCCAAATGCGGGCTCAAGGCTATTGAAGTTACGATGAATACATTCGCCGCCGCAGAAATCATAACAAAGATCAAGTCTTTTGCAAAGCCGCTTGGTATCAAGGTCGGCGCAGGTACAGTGCGTCACGGGAGCGATGTAGAGAAAGCAATTTCTGCAGGTGCAGAATTTTTGGTCACGCCGAACACGCGCCACGAAGTCATTCGACTTTCGAACACTGCGGGCATCCCGATCATCCCGGGCGCACTCACTCCGACCGAAGTGCAAAAAGCTTACGACCTGGGCGCAACCGCCATCAAGATTTTCCCGGTAAACTGCGTAGGCGGTCCGGAATATATCAAGGCACTGCGCGGCCCATTCCGCGACATTCCGTTGATGGCCTGCGGTGGCGTGAATGCAGAAAATGCGGCAAGCTACCTCAAGGCAAGCGCAAACTTGCTTTCGTTCGGCGGGAGCATCTTTAACGCGGAACTCATGAAGGCTGGCGATTGGGCAACAATTGAAGCAAGAATGCAGAAGCTGCTCGATGCAGTGAAAGCTGCACTTGGGTAA
- a CDS encoding diguanylate cyclase, with the protein MVEEKILIVDDDEVELKKDSDILKEVGYEVVGCKSGAEALEYLLHNPIELVLLDVNMPEMNGYDVCLNIRKHFPLDDLPIIFLTNQENEESVTQGFQSGASDFVCKSAAPDILLARIGVHLRLARSLRNLREISLTDDLTGAYNRRHAICSLRELFARSKRYGTSFSIVYFDLNGLKKINDQHGHLAGDLLLRSVVNACNKLLRESDMLFRMGGDEFLVICPDTDLKGAFVCAERMQESVKSLTIVDQGVSFAYGTASTAEDYKDMDEMLRSADASMYECKSKMRAGRE; encoded by the coding sequence ATGGTAGAGGAAAAGATTCTTATCGTCGATGATGACGAAGTCGAGTTGAAGAAGGACTCGGATATTTTAAAAGAAGTGGGTTACGAAGTGGTTGGCTGTAAATCCGGTGCCGAGGCTTTAGAGTACTTGCTTCATAATCCGATAGAGCTTGTGCTGCTCGATGTCAATATGCCGGAGATGAACGGCTACGATGTTTGCTTGAATATCCGCAAGCATTTCCCATTGGACGATCTACCCATTATATTCCTCACGAATCAGGAAAACGAAGAGAGCGTGACGCAGGGATTCCAGTCGGGAGCTTCTGACTTTGTCTGTAAATCTGCCGCGCCGGATATTTTGCTTGCTCGAATCGGTGTGCATTTGCGCTTGGCTCGTTCTCTGCGCAACTTGCGTGAAATCTCTTTGACCGATGACTTGACGGGCGCCTACAACCGCAGACATGCGATTTGTTCTCTCCGTGAATTGTTTGCTCGAAGCAAACGTTATGGAACGAGTTTCTCGATTGTTTATTTCGATTTGAATGGGCTTAAAAAGATTAATGACCAGCATGGACATTTAGCGGGCGACTTGCTGCTCCGTTCGGTCGTGAATGCCTGCAATAAGCTGCTTCGCGAATCGGATATGTTGTTCCGAATGGGCGGTGATGAATTTTTAGTAATTTGTCCGGACACCGATTTGAAGGGTGCGTTTGTCTGCGCCGAAAGAATGCAAGAATCCGTGAAATCGCTTACGATTGTCGATCAGGGTGTTTCTTTTGCGTATGGTACGGCAAGTACTGCCGAAGATTACAAGGACATGGACGAAATGTTGCGCAGTGCGGATGCTTCCATGTATGAATGCAAAAGCAAAATGCGCGCAGGTAGAGAGTAG
- a CDS encoding menaquinone biosynthetic enzyme MqnA/MqnD family protein — MTLRVGRIPFLVCAPFFFNSIGRENEFPEVAFIDGPPSAHCSGLKDGSIHLSPASSITFAQKPGAFVLSPSLCTSCSFEVRSVKLFSRYPIEELSGKRIRMTLQSKTSVTLLKILLENRYGLQPEYISGLAAESTDDACLLIGDLALEENERHRFAFSYDLGSLWQEWQGLPFVFGAWVISKDALQPGLLHVLNGYMDCLENGIREFRKNPSVALDLWLKKYPVNLPRPLIEDYFSVLDYRFTDERKQSLALFFKLAAEMGLVESNPPIEFLE; from the coding sequence ATGACTCTTCGTGTTGGTCGAATCCCTTTTTTAGTCTGTGCGCCGTTTTTCTTTAATTCTATCGGTCGCGAAAATGAATTTCCCGAGGTGGCTTTTATTGACGGTCCGCCGAGTGCGCACTGCTCAGGTCTCAAGGATGGATCCATTCATCTTTCTCCGGCATCTTCGATTACGTTTGCGCAAAAACCGGGCGCCTTTGTGCTGTCGCCGTCGCTTTGCACGTCTTGTTCTTTCGAGGTGCGATCGGTTAAACTTTTTTCGCGTTACCCGATTGAAGAACTTTCGGGCAAGCGCATCCGCATGACGTTACAGAGCAAAACGTCTGTTACGTTATTGAAGATTCTCCTTGAAAACCGCTACGGGTTGCAGCCAGAATACATATCTGGGCTTGCGGCCGAATCAACGGATGATGCGTGCCTTTTGATTGGGGACCTTGCGCTTGAAGAAAATGAACGCCATCGTTTTGCGTTCAGTTATGACTTGGGTTCTCTTTGGCAAGAATGGCAAGGGCTTCCGTTTGTGTTTGGTGCCTGGGTGATTTCGAAGGATGCTCTTCAACCTGGTTTGCTGCATGTACTGAATGGTTATATGGATTGTCTTGAAAACGGCATTCGAGAGTTCCGAAAAAATCCGTCAGTGGCGCTAGATTTATGGTTGAAAAAATATCCAGTTAATTTACCTCGCCCTCTTATCGAAGATTATTTTAGCGTCCTGGATTACCGTTTTACGGATGAACGCAAACAATCGCTAGCTCTTTTCTTCAAATTAGCCGCTGAAATGGGGCTAGTTGAATCAAATCCGCCAATAGAGTTCCTTGAGTAA